A window of the Miscanthus floridulus cultivar M001 chromosome 14, ASM1932011v1, whole genome shotgun sequence genome harbors these coding sequences:
- the LOC136505294 gene encoding putative glutaredoxin-C14 → MERVMQLASERAVVVFTLSSCCMCHTVTQLMADLSVNALVHELDRDPRGKDMERALLKMLGGRGPAVPAVFIGGKLVGGTNSVMSLHLAGELVPMLINAGALWV, encoded by the coding sequence ATGGAGCGTGTGATGCAGCTGGCGTCGGAGCGTGCGGTGGTGGTGTTCACGCTGAGCAGCTGCTGCATGTGCCACACGGTGACGCAGCTGATGGCGGACCTGAGCGTGAACGCGCTGGTGCACGAGCTGGACAGAGACCCCAGGGGCAAGGACATGGAGCGCGCCCTCCTCAAGATGCTGGGCGGGAGGGGCCCCGCCGTCCCCGCCGTCTTCATCGGCGGCAAGCTCGTCGGCGGCACCAACAGCGTCATGTCGCTCCACCTCGCCGGAGAGCTCGTGCCCATGCTCATAAACGCTGGTGCGCTCTGGGTTTAG
- the LOC136503841 gene encoding glutaredoxin-C15-like: protein MAERVSRLWTEKLAVIFTTSQCPMCHTVTSLFSELGVCAAVHELDKDPRGREMERELTRRLGRALPVPAFFIGGRLVGSTHKIMSLHLAGKLVPRRHMALNFASSWNVT, encoded by the coding sequence ATGGCGGAGAGGGTGTCAAGACTGTGGACGGAGAAGTTGGCGGTGATCTTCACGACGAGCCAGTGCCCGATGTGCCACACGGTGACGAGCCTCTTCTCCGAGCTGGGGGTGTGCGCGGCGGTGCACGAGCTCGACAAGGACCCGCGCGGCCGTGAGATGGAGCGGGAGCTCACCCGCCGCCTCGGCCGCGCGCTACCCGTCCCCGCCTTCTTCATCGGCGGCAGGCTCGTCGGCTCCACCCACAAGATCATGTCGCTGCACCTCGCCGGCAAGCTCGTGCCCCGACGCCATATGGCTCTGAATTTTGCTAGCAGCTGGAACGTAACGTAA